tcatcgttgttgatatttcattgacatgttgataacataaatactaacaaaccaccggttttggatgggattacttttaacaccgcataatatgctaaaaagtaccattcaggtacgatatgaagcggagttacaaaccggttcactggtatggagttatctgggtgcgataattcaatcaaaccaaaagccgtttgtaagaaaattaaaccaattagataatatggtagatagggaacaaactgtctccagacgttcttaacccagctcacgtattacatctgacggtgaactagcgttcctaactgaatcttgttcaataacaagggagtaatgagccgacatggaggtgctgatacaat
This genomic stretch from Besnoitia besnoiti strain Bb-Ger1 chromosome Unknown contig00138, whole genome shotgun sequence harbors:
- a CDS encoding putative apocytochrome b (encoded by transcript BESB_024770) gives rise to the protein MSAHYSLVIEQDSFVPYLPYYLIGLIFLQTAFGLIELSHPDNSIPVNRFVTPLHIVPEWYFLAYYAVLKVIPSKTGGLLVFMLSTCQ